One genomic window of Quercus lobata isolate SW786 chromosome 9, ValleyOak3.0 Primary Assembly, whole genome shotgun sequence includes the following:
- the LOC115959775 gene encoding uncharacterized protein LOC115959775: protein MAGSGSFLSQVSGREAWKSTSKRWGGNNSYIGGRCEGSLKQMEGLNMYGSENGGLGMRKRVMVVVDNTSHSKHAMMWALTHVANKGDLFTLLHIIPGSSERASDSSSSTCSPDLANSLGSLCKACKPEVEVEALVIQGPKLATVMSQVKKLEVSVLVLGQKRPSTLFSCLCGSDSSEEFVERCINNADCWTIGVRKQSRGMGGYLISTRWQRNFWLLA from the exons ATGGCAGGTTCAGGATCCTTTTTAAGTCAAGTAAGCGGAAGAGAAGCATGGAAATCAACATCCAAGAGGTGGGGTGGTAATAATAGTTACATTGGTGGTAGGTGTGAGGGAAGTTTGAAGCAAATGGAAGGGCTTAACATGTATGGAAGTGAGAATGGTGGGTTGGGAATGAGGAAGAgagtgatggtggtggtggataATACCTCACATTCCAAGCATGCAATGATGTGGGCACTCACACATGTAGCTAACAAGGGTGATTTGTTTACTCTCCTTCACATCATCCCTGGCTCCTCTGAGAGGGCATCTGACTCCTCATCTTCAACTTGTTCTCCTGACCTGGCCAACTCTCTTGGATCTCTTTGCAAGGCTTGTAAACCAGAG GTGGAAGTAGAAGCACTGGTTATCCAAGGGCCAAAACTGGCAACAGTGATGAGCCAAGTGAAGAAGCTGGAAGTGTCTGTGCTAGTGCTTGGACAGAAGAGGCCATCTACACTTTTCAGCTG CTTGTGTGGGTCAGACAGCTCGGAGGAGTTTGTGGAGCGGTGCATTAACAATGCTGATTGCTGGACCATTGGAGTGAGAAAGCAGAGCAGAGGCATGGGTGGGTACTTAATCAGCACTAGATGGCAGAGGAATTTCTGGCTCTTGGCTTAG